The following DNA comes from Kiritimatiellales bacterium.
TATCTCGCTAAAACAGATTTTAAGGCGCTGGAATCGGGACGGTATGAGATTGCCGGCGATGAGGTGTTTGCGCTGGTTCAACGGTATGAAACGAAACCGCATGATCAGGGTTTATGGGAAGCGCACCGGCGTTATATTGATGTACAGTATCTTGTTTCCGGCAGTGAAATCATGGGATATGCGCCGCTGGATACGCTGGCTGTTAAAGAACCGTACAAACCGGAAAATGACTGCGAGCTGTTAACCGGCACCGGAGATTTTTTGACGGTGTCGCCGCGCATGTTTGCCGTGTTTTTCCCGCAGGATGCGCACATGCCCGGGCTGATGAATA
Coding sequences within:
- a CDS encoding YhcH/YjgK/YiaL family protein gives rise to the protein MIIDRIENVPLYAGLGAKVQQALEYLAKTDFKALESGRYEIAGDEVFALVQRYETKPHDQGLWEAHRRYIDVQYLVSGSEIMGYAPLDTLAVKEPYKPENDCELLTGTGDFLTVSPRMFAVFFPQDAHMPGLMNKIPEPVIKVVVKVQCEN